The following proteins come from a genomic window of Polypterus senegalus isolate Bchr_013 unplaced genomic scaffold, ASM1683550v1 scaffold_2297, whole genome shotgun sequence:
- the LOC120519333 gene encoding myoglobin-like, whose product MSSCVADCKTVLSFWAPVEANPRCYGEIILLRLFETHPDVQKLFPKFADLSKEQLQNNPAVQAHGEIVVCKLTEILKANGEHQEIVKALAESHAKQHKIPLVNFQIISEVIVTVAVEKLDSFGPDAKTALKNVLKTFQIDLGACYEELGFKE is encoded by the exons ATGAGTTCTTGTGTTGCTGATTGTAAAACTGTGTTGTCTTTCTGGGCTCCCGTGGAGGCTAATCCCAGATGCTATGGGGAGATTATTCTTCtacg CTTGTTTGAGACCCATCCAGATGTCCAGAAGCTGTTCCCCAAGTTTGCCGACCTTTCCAAAGAGCAGCTGCAGAACAATCCTGCTGTCCAGGCCCATGGGGAAATTGTGGTTTGCAAGCTGACAGAAATCCTAAAAGCAAATGGGGAACACCAAGAAATCGTGAAGGCTCTGGCAGAAAGTCATGCCAAGCAGCACAAGATCCCTCTGGTTAACTTTCAG ATCATCAGTGAAGTCATTGTCACAGTGGCAGTAGAGAAGCTTGACAGCTTTGGTCCTGATGCTAAAACAGCCCTGAAGAATGTGTTGAAGACATTTCAGATTGACTTGGGAGCTTGTTATGAAGAGCTTGGAT